The Perca flavescens isolate YP-PL-M2 chromosome 8, PFLA_1.0, whole genome shotgun sequence DNA window CAGGAGACCGACCTTCTGGCAGAGACTGGATGGAGTCCACGATGGCCTCGGGGATGCCCATCTCCTGGATGCCGATGTCTGACGGGTGGAAGAGCATCTCGGGGACAGCAAAGCGCTCGTTGGCCAGCCTCAAGATCTGCTCTCCGGTCTTGTACTTCCCACTTAAGACCATCTCCTCTCGCGGCTGGAGGACAGAAAGACCAACGGGGAGAGGGACAACGAAGGACAGACAGCTGCGTGTTTAAACAGACAAAGACAAACAGGGCTACCAGTAACCATCATTATCACTGTGGATTATGGTTTACTGTCCCAGGACACCATCTCattgaatgtacagtacaggccaaaagtttggacacaccttctcattcaatgtgtttcctttttattttcatgattatttacattgtagattctcactgaaggcatcaaaactatgaatgaacacatatggaattatgtacttaacaaaaaagtgtgaaataactgaaaacatgtcttatattttagattcttcaaagtagccaccctttgcttttttattaataagggaaataattccactaattaaccctgacaaagcacacctgtgaaggtaaaaccatttcaggtgactacctcatgaagctcattgagagaacaccaagggtttgcagagttatcaaaaaaagcaaagggtggctactttgaagaatctaaaatataagacatgttttcagttatttcacacttttttgttaagtacataattccatatgtgttcattcatagttttgatgccttcagtgagaatctacaatgtaaatagtcatgaaaataaaaaggaaacacattgaatgagaaggtgtgtccaaacttttggcctgtactgtacctcaAGCCCGGACAGAGTTGTTTAAGAAGGCTTTCATGTTTTCTGCACCTTCTACTTAAAACACTCCAACTACAGTGTCTAATTTCCTTAAAACGATTTTAAAGGTtttgttagggctgggcaatattcttgtcctaatacctcgatgtcgatattgtgacgttattctagggttgacaattggtgctttaacaaaatatcttcacacttagatgtaagataaataatcttcagtaatgtaatgtggatataacgactaagtgggtaaaggtaaaaataatagaagagctagaacagtctggtaagttcagaaaatcactttactgtaatgcagcctttaaaaccacttaagccatttacgatattacaatttccaaaatataagacgatatctagtctcatatcacaatatcaatataaaattgatatattgcccagccctaggttatgttaaaaccataaaacatgagtccatccacacgtgcaaatgttttaactaatggTACTTTTATATGATTGAAATGCATTGAGAGgtctttgcctcttttgtgattgtaaattgtttttatacGTAACAAACTTGTTCAGCTATCTTGGCCGggtctctcttgaaaaagagattgtATATCTCAGTGTgactaacctggttaaataaaaaggttaaataaataaaaatgtctggatgaatggattagtagtttggtctctaaaatgtagaTCAGTGTTGTCCGAAGCCCGAGATAAAAgtcttcaaatgtctcgttttgtccacaactcaaagatgttcagtgtcctgtcccagaggagagaagacactagaacaatattcacattttacacgctgacatcagagaagtttCATTCCATTAATCTGTGCAGCTCGAATACCACAAATATTATATCATTAAAAAGGTTTTCTCACCTTGCAGAATCCTTTTTTAATGGAGCTGAAATCTGGAAGAACGTAATCTATCATCACGCTGTTTACCTCCCCCTTCttcctcctacacacacacacacacacacacacacacacacacacacacacacacacacacacacacacacacacacacacacacacacacacacacacacacacacacacacacacaacaaacacacacacacacacacacacagacacacacacacaaacagacacacacacacacacacacacacacacacacacacacagacacacacacacacagacagacagacacacacacacacacacacacacacacacacacacacacacacacagtcacacacacacacacacacacacacacacacacacacacacacacacacacacagtcagacagtcacacacacacacacacacacacagtcacacacacacacacacacacagtcacacacacacactgtgtgtgctggtgacagtcacacacacacacacacattgtgccTGGgctctgtgtgtacctgtgtgtgtgtgtgtgtgtgtgtgtgtgtgtgtgtgtgtgtgtgtgtgtgtgtgtgtgtgctctgtgtgtgtgtgtgtgtgttactgtctctgtgtgtgtgtgtgtgtgtgtgtgtgtgttactgtgtgtgtgtgtgtgtgtgtgtgtgtgtgtgactgtctctgtgtgtgtgtgtgtgtgtgtgtgtgtgtgtgtgtctactgtgtgtgtgtgtgtgtgtgtgtgtgtgtgtgtgtgtgtgtgtgtgtgtgtgtgtgtgtgtgtgtgtgtgtgtgtactgtgtgtgtgtgtgtgtgtgtgtgtgtgtgtgtgtgtgtgtgtgtgtgactgtgtgtgtgtgtgtgtgtgtgtgtgtgtgtgtgtgtgtgtgtgtgtgtgtgtgtgtgtgtgtgtgtgtgtgtgtgtgtgtgtgtgtgtgtgtgtgtgtgtgtgtgtgtgtgtgtgtgtgtgtgtgtgtgtgtgtgtgtgtgtgtgtgtgtgactgtctctgtgtgtgtgtgtgtgtgtgtgtgtgtgtgtgtgtgtgtgtgtgtgtgtgtctctgtgtgtgtgtgtgtgtgtgtgtgtgtgtgtgtgtgtgtgtgtgtgtgtgtgtgtgtgtgtgtgtgtgtgtgtgtgtgtgtgtgtgtgtgtgtgtgtgtgtgtgtgtgtgtgtgtgtgtgtgtctctgtgtgtgtgtgtgtgtgtgtgtgtgtgtgtgtgtgtgtgtgtgtgtgtgtgtgtgtgtgtgtgtgtgtgtgtgtgtgtgtgtgtgtgtgtgtgtgtgtgtgtgtgtgtgtgtgtgtgtgtgtgtgtgtgtgtgtgtgtgtgtgtgtgtgtgtgtgtgtgtgtgtgtgtgtgtgtgtgtgtgtgtgtgtgtgtgtgtgtgtgtgtgtgtgtgtgtgtgtgtgtgtgtgtgtgtgtgtgtgtgtgtgtgtgtgtgtgtgtgtgtgtgtgtgtgtgtgtgtgtgtgtgtgtgtgtgtgtgtgtgtgtgtgtgtgtgtgtgtgtgtgtgtgtgtgtgtgtgtgtgtgtgtgtgtgtgtgtgtgtgtgtgtgtgtgtgtgtgtgtgtgtgtgtgtgtgtgtgtgtgtgtgtgtgtggtcttacTGTAACATCTCCATGTCTTTGTAAAACTGCTGGGAGACGTAGCACACGTCTTCTTTCACCTGGTTGATCACATAAGTTTCATCCATTACGTGCAACTGCCtggaagggagggaaggagagagagagagacagggagagagagagagagagagagagacaggggagacagggatagagagagagagagacagggagagagacaggggagagagagagacaggatagagagagagacagggagagagagagagagagacaggggagagagagagagagagagagagaggagagagagagacagggagagagagagagagagacagagagagaggagagagagagagagagagacagggagagagagagagagagagagagagacagagagagagagagagagagagagacaggggagagaggagagagagagagagagagggagagagagagagagagagagagaggagagagagggagagagagagagagagagagagagagagagagagagagagagagagagagagagagagagagagagagagagagagagaggagagagacacagagagagagagagagagagagagagagagagagagacaggagagagagagagagagagagagagagagagagagagagagagagagagagagagagagaacaggaagagagagagagagaaaaacaaaaacaactgagACTGAGACCTAGTCtggacatttccaggataatcaattcctcttcctctctgttgNNNNNNNNNNNNNNNNNNNNNNNNNNNNNNNNNNNNNNNNNNNNNNNNNNNNNNNNNNNNNNNNNNNNNNNNNNNNNNNNNNNNNNNNNNNNNNNNNNNNNNNNNNNNNNNNNNNNNNNNNNNNNNNNNNNNNNNNNNNNNNNNNNNNNNNNNNNNNNNNNNNNNNNNNNNNNNNNNNNNNNNNNNNNNNNNNNNNNNNNNNNNNNNNNNNNNNNNNNNNNNNNNNNNNNNNNNNNNNNNNNNNNNNNNNNNNNNNNNNNNNNNNNNNNNNNNNNNNNNNNNNNNNNNNNNNNNNNNNNNNNNNNNNNNNNNNNNNNNNNNNNNNNNNNNNNNNNNNNNNNNNNNNNNNNNNNNNNNNNNNNNNNNNNNNNNNNNNNNNNNNNNNNNNNNNNNNNNNNNNNNNNNNNNNNNNNNNNNNNNNNNNNNNNNNNNNNNNNNNNNNNNNNNNNNNNNNNNNNNNNNNNNNNNNNNNNNNNNNNNNNNNNNNNNNNNNNNNNNNNTACTCGCATTTCTATACCGATGAGGACCTTGACGGAATACACACTCACCACGGTGGGGACTCGTGTCACGGTGGGGACCAAAATCAGGGTCCCCCGGGCAGACCCCTCTCAAAGCATAGAAAACAGCTTCCTAATATGCCCAGTATCAATAACTCCAAAGTCCTCTTTGGGGGGTTTTcatgagaaaaatgtgtgtgtgtgtaaggcgCTGACATCCTACTGGCAAGCGGTGGTATTGCAAGTGTGTGAACTTTTCTGCGTACATCGCCCCTCCTGGTAATAAATGGTATTGCAGCATAATGAAAATTTAACTCAGTCAATGATGCGCCCCTCCTGGTGGGAGATGGTATTACAGCATAATACAATTTGAACTTTCTGTTAGCTCAGCCATAGTAACTCAAACTCAGAATACTTAAAATTAAAGTCCTACAATTTGATCAATATCTAGTGGTTTAACATAAAATCAATTTAACCGCCTATTCAATTCCACTTGAAAAAGCTATCTCTGCTTAAACATTTCCtagaatgtgttttttctttttgtttaatttgcaaTTGTAACTAAAATGAGGCTATTCATTGTCTAACATAACAAGAGAATTATGAACAAATCTTGTTGCCttagttaagttaaatgttacattttactgtaattatattgCAGATAGCTATTTTATCTTTCTGTTATAATACTATAACTGTATTTACTTTGCCAGTTACCTGTTTATAGACCTAAATTATCAAGATAGGATTACTgattttctaaatgttttttatccTGATGATCCATCAACTATACTAGTGAATTAATGAATCTATTTACAAATGGTTATGAAACTGTAAAAACACACCTCACTATATTGGCCCTTCAGATGCATCTCTAAATGTTCTTGCTCAGTTATTTCTTCATAGTTTTGTTTCATACCATTAGAAACTTGGTAATATAGGCTACTAACCATGCATGCAACATCTTCATCATGTCAAACGCCTGTGCCTAATATCTTAATTTCCTCATTCAtctaatataactatataaccagACCTAGTAACCTTGCAAAGGTTCGATTTGTGGATTACagttccattacattacatgtcatttagaggacgctttttttccaaagtgacctccaattgctacatatgtcagaggttgcgcctctggagcaactaggggttaagtgtcttgctcagggacacattggttgatgtatcgcagtgggaatttaaCCCAAAACCGTTATGCTGGAGATGGGGTTTCCCATCTGGCCACATATTTCAAAATACGAATAGGAAACATCATTTTAGGCTCAGAAAGCACACATATCACTGACCATGTCTCTCTGCACTGGAGCCCTACAGTGCAGTGTGTCTCCCCTGCTTTACTCTCTATACACTACTGACTGCCCCTCCAGGACCCCCTGTAAAGCTTATATCCAACAATGATGTGTCAGCTTACAGACATGATGTCAAGCAGCTGGCATCCTGGTGCAGCCACAACAACCTGTAACTAAATGCTCAGAAGACATTGGAGATGATTGCGGACTTCAGGAAGAGCCCCCTGAGCACCCTCCATCTGCCCTTAAAGGCGATAGGCAAAGGTTCGAAGATAATAATCCCATTCTACAAGTATCAGGCGTTCCACATTCCAGCACTCTTTAAATTTTCAGGGTATCCTTCTAATACAGTAGCTTCCGTGGCAAAAGTTTGAGCTTAAAGTTCCAAATGCACTAAAAGCATCTGACACGCGCGTTTGGAAGTACACCCAAGGTTTTAAATGGCCAATACGCAACAAAAGCGTTAGTCTACTCTAGTCTGTTAGCTGTCTCACTGACTGTGATCATAGTTTATTGCTGTGAAACTGGCCACACCAGCTGTGAGAGCAGCATGATAGTTGTGTGTCATACGCCACACAGATCCGCTCTACAAACAGccttctatttatttttgttgatggtGAAACACGAGGGGATGTTTATGATTGTGTGAATCAAGCTCATACTTCTGTGCACCTAAACCATTCAAAAATGTCACGGCAACTGAGTGAAAGTTTCTCTTAAAAGCCCAGTAATCATTGTGATGGCATTTACAAATGAGCTGAAAAAATGGGAAGGATTGATGCAGTGGAGGATGAGGAACAAGCACTATATCATacatatttacaataatttttAGTGACCTGcgctgtcattaaaaaaaaaccctatccGGCATCTGTTTTGTAAGTGCAGGGTCGGTCCCTCTGGTCATGTATCCATAATCTGGACTATAAACTTGTTCTGTAGCTTAAAGtcattataaaaaaagtgaaattgaatGAATGCAACTTAAATATTTCTTAATATAACAAATTAAATGTCCGTTATGGCACAAAAAAGTACAATGCCTCTACTGATGGGGGATCTGTAACATACAAAACCTTTGCCTAAATAGCGACCTTTTCTACAATACTGCTGGTTCTGTGGTGTTGGCGCTTAAAATCTGATGCCTGCAGTGCGCCATGGAAGCATCAAATGAGGCAGGTCAAATAAGGCAGGTCAAAAGAACTGCGTCAATTATCGCTTTCAGTGCGTTTGGGCCTTGATTTACAGCatacaacatatttttcttttgatagAGAGCAAAAATAAAGGTAGTCATcaatatatatagcctatttcgtaattataacttctgtaatatatttaagtTTGGAAAAGTTGGGACCTTTACCTATCATCTTTAACATTCTTGGCTCAGTAGTCAccactgggacacacattcaagaATACACAATATCCCAGGATCTGAAGTGGGATGCAAAAATCAACACCACTGCAAAAGGCTGAAAGAGCATACTTCCTGCTTCTGGTAAGGTTAAACAGGACTCAGGACTTGGCCAGACTCAGCTGCATTATCCAGTTTGCTAAATCAATCATTGGTTGAAAGCTACCATATCTATGTTTCACCCTCATTAAcaaataactatatatatatatatatatatatatatatattttttattttttatttaaaagggacagtgcacattaatcaacatgagtacaatgtccaacatgtaaatgtgccagatttagccgtgccggctaattttcatctgcagtccacaAACCCCTTATTAACCTTAAGCCCTGCTATTGCTATTgcttacaaagaaatctgtataTTCTGTTTGATAAGATCATTACTTACCCTAgcccagattttcttttttttttacactcagcCCAACCTAGTTTGCTAAAAAATCTAATGTGTTTCACATGGATTAATCATGCTGCTGCATCTGTATCCTTCATAACTtgggctgtttaggtttaaacaAACAAGCACGTTTCtaactgtgtgttcaggtgtgcctGGATATTACAGAACTATGGGTCTTCATGTTGAGGTAAATTTCACAAACAGAAAAGTCAAATCCATAATTTAAAGTGTgttctcagtcatccaggtcaGAGGATGCATTGAATTACTCAGCAAGAGCTAAATTGtcttaaaataacttcaaaaaaAGACATCAGCAGTCCTCCATTTTAGTAAAAACATGACCAGTCTGGGTCAGTAAAATTGCAATTTCCATATTCCCTTGAATGCAGCAGTAGTGCAGGTGCAGATTGCAGTCCTCCCTCCCCACCCAATGTCTCAACTGACCTGGTTGTGACCTCTGAAGCAGAGAGGCCCAGAGGAACAGACAGTTTGGCATGAATTCAGTTTGAGGTTATTTCCAAACAAAACCTCACGTTATTTTATGCTATACATGTTCAATAAAGACTAATGCATTAAATATGTATTCATTATATTTATAGTTATTTAAGAAATGATTAAGATATTTTAATACTTAAGTAACAGCTTACAACAGGCCATAGTATGTTGTGATAAAGGCACAACATATAGCAGGGCAGATAatgttagcctagcacagacTTTTTGCACAGACTATTTCTTTTACATAAAGCTAATGAAAAggcaaacaataacaaaaactaaCTTAACAATCGAGACAGAACTAGACAAGCAACTAACTGCTGGCGGCAGTGGTAGAAGAGCAACTCCTGTTTTCTGCTAGATTAAAATTGCTGTGTTTATCAATGAAGAAGGCTTTTAAGAGAGCATAGACAACAACTTCAATTCCTTTtagtaaagggctgtctgatggcAAAATAAAGCggggaaaatattctaaatatatacagtatatagatacTTCGCCAACCAACTCTGTttcatggcagtgtgtgtgcagatgaacagcTTTTGTCCGTTGCACCAGCTATCAGTTTGTGTAATGTATCTCAAACTTGGAGTGATACTTGTTGTTCAAAGGAATTCTAATTATAGCTTTTGTATGTGGTTGTTATTATATCACTATTAAGAACCAGAACAAATCAGTTTGCTTGATTTGAGCAACCTTTTTATAATATGGTTTTGATATTTTAGTTATGCCACCTCATTGCTGGACTATCATACCTGATATTCAAGCTCATTTGAAGGTTTGGTGCAGTTCAGCTTTATTGCTTGCCATCCATTCTCCCTTTTTCTCACCATGGATACTTCTGATGTTGCTTCAGATCTGCATCTTATccctacatttcatttacatataGATAATATAGTATCTTATccctacatttcatttacatataGATAATATAGTATAAGCTAACGATGATGAATATattgttacttttgtaattAACTTTAAAAAGCTGTAAGGCCTAAAGGGAACTATGAATACAATTCTTAAAACTTTAAGCTCATGTATTAATAACAATACTCAAAACCCTATAATTTCTATGGTCCAGACGGCTTAAAGCTGCCTACACATAAAAGCCGGCAAAATCGCTCTGCGCGGGCCAATCCATTGAGAGCAGTGCCGCCCAACTAGGCGCTGCTCTACCCCTGGCATCATGCACCTCTCAGAATTGCCGAATTGCTCGCTTGCTCTcagcacaattacattttttcactcAAATTCTAAATCAAAACGACATCTTAAAGGCCCCTTTCagtgtattttaacatatttatggtatttcatattttcatgaCAATTTTGAGTAACAAGTGAGAGATTCTGTGTTGTTCTAATAATTGTCTCATTTGTGGTCTAATAAACACTGACTTTATCAAATTGGAAGTTTCTAATATATTATAGAAGAGTTTAGACCAAAGATTGGCGACGAGACACTACTGTTTTAGAACATTGCAGTTTCAGCAGTCTACAAACCAGCTAATGGTGttgctgcgactcagctggtcaagtctccagaggctggttttaaaaCGTTAGAGACGTCTTCCGTTTCAacagaagtcagctggtcaagTGAGCttacaaactatagaaataaaatgatccataatgcatttatttctgttacaaactgtcagctggtggaaATGGCAGTTTTAGACGGTGGCTCAACGAGCGCTGCAACCAGGGTTTGTGGTGGAGCGAGTTTagagagattgaagagagggagcTGCGTTATAAAGTTGAGAATCAGAACTacaatatatgaaatatattttgataaaTGTTATGAACATGCAagataaaaatatgtataacaattattattaattaattttgtattgatggggagaaaaatgtattaatttagtaTAAAAACAACCCAATTATAATGAAGAAATTAATTTCAAATAATGGCAAATATTTGTCTGCTTATATGCTAAAAACTTTCAGGGTTTGTAGCGTATGGTTTAAATTGTAGTCTTAAATTGAGCTAATGTtaccacatttaaaagaaaacactgttacacacaatctgtcatgttcaagtccccatccTGACCACGCCCATCCCCACTCTGGCCATGCCTTTACCATGTGGCGAAcatgaggtgtgtttagggtcccCCTCGTGTCCAGGCCCTCCCCTTACATTAGGTGAGTTTGACATG harbors:
- the actr6 gene encoding actin-related protein 6; this encodes MDETYVINQVKEDVCYVSQQFYKDMEMLQRKKGEVNSVMIDYVLPDFSSIKKGFCKPREEMVLSGKYKTGEQILRLANERFAVPEMLFHPSDIGIQEMGIPEAIVDSIQSLPEEMHAHFYQNIVLTGGNALFAGYRERLEAELRSLAPAHLPVSVLQPANPICYPWEGGKLLAHSPDYDEIVVTREDYEENGHFICEEKFDI